The following coding sequences lie in one Cotesia glomerata isolate CgM1 linkage group LG5, MPM_Cglom_v2.3, whole genome shotgun sequence genomic window:
- the LOC123264964 gene encoding translocation protein SEC62, with amino-acid sequence MAERRKNKKRKENRLGTPEIDKPSKEAYAVAKWIRENVPSKKTKFMSHNVEYFTGSRAVGALLENSPWKETLFETREQVVEYLDYMLAHKFFHRAKKIVVTEEELIKLRGMKKKGKDCCHKEDKKITEEKKDKEKEKEREKDKESTENEAKEKEDDNKDKEPKKKPKVRLEMHMEQYFSDCNDAYVWIYEPIPVYYWFFGALVVLGAIGVCLFPLWPLTIRHGVYYLSVAAAGFFVFILALALIRVVVFCLIWVITIGRHHFWLFPNLAEDVGFFASFWPLYQYDYYGPGYENEKKNKKKKRRKDKDSDCEDTCLIQGDEDKSQLPEEDKKEPEEDKQVEATNDGEISGEEGSESEKSNIGKDFEMIQHPELEDK; translated from the exons ATGGCTGAacggagaaaaaataaaaagcgtAAAGAA AACCGACTGGGAACACCAGAGATAGATAAACCATCAAAAGAAGCGTATGCTGTCGCTAAATGGATCCGGGAAAATGTACCATCAAAGAAGACTAAGTTCATGAGCCACAATGTTGAATATTTTACGGGATCGCGGGCCGTGGGTGCTCTGTTGGAGAATTCGCCGTGGAAAGAAACGTTATTTGAGACTAGGGAGCAAGTAGTTGAATATTTGGACTATATGTTAGCACACAAATTTTTCCATCGAGCCAAGAAAATCGTCGTTactgaagaagaactgatAAAGTTGCGCGGAATGAAGAAAAAGGGTAAAGACTGCTGTCataaagaagataaaaaaattacagaggAGAAAAAAGACAAAGAAAAGGAAAAGGAGCGTGAAAAAGATAAAGAGAGCACTGAAAATGAGgctaaagaaaaagaagatgataataaagataaagagCCGAAAAAAAAACCTAAAGTTCGTTTAGAAATGCACATGGAGCAGTATTTTTCTGATTGCAATGATGCTTATGTATGGATTTATGAACCTATACCCGTTTACTACTGGTTCTTCGGTGCTCTCGTAGTACTTGGAGCTATTGGTGTTTGCTTGTTTCCACTATGGCCCCTGACTATTCGTCATGGTGTTTATTATCTTAGTGTGGCTGCTGCCggtttttttgtatttattttagctTTAGCTCTTATTAGAGTCGTTGTCTTTTGTCTTATTTGGGTTATTACTATTGGAAGACATCACTTTTGGTTGTTTCCTAATCTCGCTGAAGACGTTGGCTTCTTTGCTTCCTTCTGGCCATTGTATCAg TATGATTATTACGGACCAGGAtatgaaaatgaaaagaaaaataaaaaaaagaaacgcAGGAAAGACAAAGACTCAGATTGTGAAGATACTTGTTTAATTCAAgg AGATGAAGATAAATCTCAACTTCCCGAGGAAGATAAAAAAGAACCAGAGGAAGATAAACAAGTCGAGGCTACAAACGACGGGGAAATTAGCGGTGAAGAGGGCTCCGAAAGTGAAAAATCAAATATAGGTAAAGATTTTGAGATGATTCAACATCCAGAATTAGAAGATAAATAG
- the LOC123264965 gene encoding tetratricopeptide repeat protein 36, producing the protein MEQLSEHDKSILDTIFDPLQLMSSGQNSDEPEDEITDKIENLEIENLVKRAIDTAESEELDKALLLFDEAITKAPDRPSILNDRAQALRLAGRVGEALKDLDQAVTLSCGRGKAGTKALCQRGLLHRLEGRKDEAKRDFEIAAKNGSAFARSQLVDLNPYAAMCNAMLKEITSKSVQL; encoded by the exons ATGGAGCAGTTGAGCGAACACGACAAAAGTATTTTGGACACAATCTTTGATCCGCTTCAGCTCATGTCATCCGGTCAAAATTCTGACGAACCGGAAGACGAAATAACTG ataaaatagaaaatctCGAGATAGAGAACTTGGTAAAACGAGCAATCGATACAGCGGAATCTGAAGAACTAGATAAAGCTCTTTTACTTTTCGATGAAGCGATTACAAAAGCTCCCGATCGCCCGTCGATTTTAAACGACCGAGCTCAAGCGCTCCGTCTTGCTGGGCGAGTTGGtg AGGCTTTGAAAGACTTGGATCAAGCTGTGACACTGAGCTGTGGCAGAGGGAAAGCCGGCACGAAGGCGCTGTGTCAGCGTGGGTTACTTCATCGTCTCGAAGGTCGTAAAGATGAAGCTAAAAGAGATTTTGAAATCGCGGCCAAGAATGGCTCGGCATTTGCTCGTAGTCAGTTAGTTGATTTGAATCCTTACGCTGCTATGTGTAACGCAATGCTCAAAGAAATAACTTCAAAGTCTGTGcagttgtaa
- the LOC123265394 gene encoding uncharacterized protein LOC123265394 isoform X2, whose amino-acid sequence MRVSPIILSAAARLAWLDGRMTHEDIIASALVSSTSSLSTTTTTRTAARESISFEAMMITAAVAGVSTGTTTTGPELSTEFFLIPDSHHPDKNNLASVASVISVPAPNQTISIYPPPRFPIDDTRIPGYPVVTPHQTILRQRTWALPLAALSAAAMLLMVAFEIFVLLKARAAAPSRRHLFLGQALLLGLFLLAGLSAAASLAPNPLSCAAFRLVGLPAALVFAALLVKCVFLLSLNSGVYLPAPYQALVLIFAVLVQVAIVGQWFYGETPAVIRPRIIEANTPFIQQHTLCKTPLGQTVASLGYPGILLIAVTCLAIRARGVRDNYREAAFIGLAVGLTLPIWLTSAIGSTVAVENDREAWLAYGLLSTALIVFLTMFLPKGRQLAALGREGPGGIPSGVAGGTTVVIRDHDDDRLSSLPGSGYSPSFFHFKPAEASLKRKMHYQSADMQTPVETFVLPHGMYLQGPELDAGNLYTTLSANPNVFFQRAHPGMIY is encoded by the exons ATGAGAGTGAGTCCGATAATACTTTCAGCAGCGGCTCGGCTAGCTTGGCTAGACGGGCGTATGACCCATGAGGATATTATCGCATCGGCATTAGTATCATCAACATCCTCGTTgtcaacaacaacaacaacaagaaCAGCAGCCAGAGAAAGTATTTCTTTTGAAGCGATGATGATAACCGCTGCTGTTGCTGGTGTGTCAACAGGAACAACGACAACTGGTCCAGAATTATCCACTGAATTTTTCCTCATACCAGATTCACACCATccggataaaaataatttagctaGTGTAGCTAGTGTGATAAGCGTACCGGCGCCAAATCAAACTATATCTATCTATCCACCACCACGATTTCCTATCGACGATACACGAATACCAGGGTATCCAGTAGTGACACCCCATCAGACGATACTGCGTCAGCGAACCTGGGCATTACCACTAGCCGCTTTAAGTGCTGCTGCGATGCTGCTTATGGTTGCCTTCGAGATCTTCGTACTCCTCAAG GCAAGAGCAGCCGCACCTAGTAGACGACATCTATTTCTTGGACAAGCACTTCTTCTAGGACTATTTTTACTGGCTGGACTATCAGCGGCAGCATCACTAGCACCTAATCCACTTTCGTGTGCGGCATTTAGACTAGTTGGGCTACCAGCGGCTCTGGTATTTGCCGCGCTTCTCGTCAAGTGTGTCTTTCTGCTTTCCCTCAACAGCGGTGTCTATCTTCCAGCGCCGTATCAG GCGCTCGTTCTTATATTTGCTGTGCTCGTTCAAGTGGCAATTGTGGGCCAGTGGTTTTACGGAGAAACACCGGCTGTTATTCGGCCTCGAATTATTGAAGCCAATACTCCATTCATTCAGCAACATACACTTTGCAAAACACCTCTTGGACAAACTGTTGCTTCATTAGG TTATCCAGGCATATTACTTATCGCCGTGACTTGTCTAGCAATACGTGCTCGTGGAGTACGTGATAATTACCGTGAAGCAGCTTTCATCGGTCTAGCAGTAGGACTGACACTTCCTATTTGGCTGACAAGTGCAATAGGTTCCACGGTTGCTGTTGAGAATGATCGTGAGGCCTGGCTAGCTTACGGGTTACTCTCAACGGCACTTATTGTTTTTCTTACCATGTTCTTGCCAAAAGGACGACAATTAGCCGCGCTGGGCCGTGAAGGACCTGGTGGGATTCCCAGCGGGGTTGCTGGCGGTACAACTGTTGTTATTCGTGATCATGATGATGATCGATTGAGTTCGTTACCCGGCAGTGGATACTCGCCCTCCTTTTTCCATTTCAAACCTGCTGAGGCCAGTCTGAAAAGGAAGATGCATTATCAGAGCGCag ATATGCAGACACCTGTGGAAACATTTGTTCTGCCCCATGGAATGTATCTTCAAGGACCTGAACTTGACGCAGGAAATCTTTACACCACGTTATCGGCTAATCCTAATGTTTTCTTCCAACGAGCTCATCCAGGAATGATTTACTGA
- the LOC123265394 gene encoding uncharacterized protein LOC123265394 isoform X1, translated as MRVSPIILSAAARLAWLDGRMTHEDIIASALVSSTSSLSTTTTTRTAARESISFEAMMITAAVAGVSTGTTTTGPELSTEFFLIPDSHHPDKNNLASVASVISVPAPNQTISIYPPPRFPIDDTRIPGYPVVTPHQTILRQRTWALPLAALSAAAMLLMVAFEIFVLLKARAAAPSRRHLFLGQALLLGLFLLAGLSAAASLAPNPLSCAAFRLVGLPAALVFAALLVKCVFLLSLNSGVYLPAPYQALVLIFAVLVQVAIVGQWFYGETPAVIRPRIIEANTPFIQQHTLCKTPLGQTVASLGYPGILLIAVTCLAIRARGVRDNYREAAFIGLAVGLTLPIWLTSAIGSTVAVENDREAWLAYGLLSTALIVFLTMFLPKGRQLAALGREGPGGIPSGVAGGTTVVIRDHDDDRLSSLPGSGYSPSFFHFKPAEASLKRKMHYQSADRVALVSSGMPGCSACRHGSSPVYSEDMQTPVETFVLPHGMYLQGPELDAGNLYTTLSANPNVFFQRAHPGMIY; from the exons ATGAGAGTGAGTCCGATAATACTTTCAGCAGCGGCTCGGCTAGCTTGGCTAGACGGGCGTATGACCCATGAGGATATTATCGCATCGGCATTAGTATCATCAACATCCTCGTTgtcaacaacaacaacaacaagaaCAGCAGCCAGAGAAAGTATTTCTTTTGAAGCGATGATGATAACCGCTGCTGTTGCTGGTGTGTCAACAGGAACAACGACAACTGGTCCAGAATTATCCACTGAATTTTTCCTCATACCAGATTCACACCATccggataaaaataatttagctaGTGTAGCTAGTGTGATAAGCGTACCGGCGCCAAATCAAACTATATCTATCTATCCACCACCACGATTTCCTATCGACGATACACGAATACCAGGGTATCCAGTAGTGACACCCCATCAGACGATACTGCGTCAGCGAACCTGGGCATTACCACTAGCCGCTTTAAGTGCTGCTGCGATGCTGCTTATGGTTGCCTTCGAGATCTTCGTACTCCTCAAG GCAAGAGCAGCCGCACCTAGTAGACGACATCTATTTCTTGGACAAGCACTTCTTCTAGGACTATTTTTACTGGCTGGACTATCAGCGGCAGCATCACTAGCACCTAATCCACTTTCGTGTGCGGCATTTAGACTAGTTGGGCTACCAGCGGCTCTGGTATTTGCCGCGCTTCTCGTCAAGTGTGTCTTTCTGCTTTCCCTCAACAGCGGTGTCTATCTTCCAGCGCCGTATCAG GCGCTCGTTCTTATATTTGCTGTGCTCGTTCAAGTGGCAATTGTGGGCCAGTGGTTTTACGGAGAAACACCGGCTGTTATTCGGCCTCGAATTATTGAAGCCAATACTCCATTCATTCAGCAACATACACTTTGCAAAACACCTCTTGGACAAACTGTTGCTTCATTAGG TTATCCAGGCATATTACTTATCGCCGTGACTTGTCTAGCAATACGTGCTCGTGGAGTACGTGATAATTACCGTGAAGCAGCTTTCATCGGTCTAGCAGTAGGACTGACACTTCCTATTTGGCTGACAAGTGCAATAGGTTCCACGGTTGCTGTTGAGAATGATCGTGAGGCCTGGCTAGCTTACGGGTTACTCTCAACGGCACTTATTGTTTTTCTTACCATGTTCTTGCCAAAAGGACGACAATTAGCCGCGCTGGGCCGTGAAGGACCTGGTGGGATTCCCAGCGGGGTTGCTGGCGGTACAACTGTTGTTATTCGTGATCATGATGATGATCGATTGAGTTCGTTACCCGGCAGTGGATACTCGCCCTCCTTTTTCCATTTCAAACCTGCTGAGGCCAGTCTGAAAAGGAAGATGCATTATCAGAGCGCag ATCGTGTGGCATTGGTATCCTCGGGAATGCCCGGCTGCAGTGCGTGCAGACACGGAAGCAGTCCTGTTTACTCAGAAG ATATGCAGACACCTGTGGAAACATTTGTTCTGCCCCATGGAATGTATCTTCAAGGACCTGAACTTGACGCAGGAAATCTTTACACCACGTTATCGGCTAATCCTAATGTTTTCTTCCAACGAGCTCATCCAGGAATGATTTACTGA
- the LOC123264722 gene encoding inositol polyphosphate 5-phosphatase K yields the protein MNSQLLSFYFVTFNVATKFPEQDAAQMLGIHHKKSDPSPDFYVIGLQEIKSQPQNVLLDMIFEDPWTKSFKDILKEYDYVKIRTQRLQGMVLNVFCLRKHLTHLRLIEARYTKTGFGGMWGNKGAVSVRLNIYGVNICIINTHLTPHDHLMNDRIADYNTILREHAFEVPETKHILFHDYVFWIGDLNFRLHGEDLNASTIDSLAKKQDLDVLLARDQLKMVMENGDAFAELLESPITFPPTYKFEFSSQDYDLKRRPAWTDRILYKVNSDVYEDIKLAATQSSYKSHPDYVVSDHKPVTAEFEIVVRPNFQDHGVDFQSLSQWFIDEENSVSYTLIGDFKPTSGDWVGLFHQGFSSIDEYIQYEYVTRGRPSTTSEPCAINDRIYFSDTALRMPGMYCLVYVAQRGDIVSILGISPAFPCHRRPGSTQNSI from the exons ATGAATAGTCAATTACTTAG tttttattttgtgaCCTTCAATGTTGCTACCAAGTTTCCTGAGCAAGATGCTGCTCAGATGTTGGGCATTCATCACAAGAAGTCGGACCCATCACCTGATTTCTACGTCATCGG ACTTCAGGAGATCAAGTCCCAGCCGCAGAACGTGCTGCTGGATATGATTTTCGAAGACCCATGGACCAAAAGCTTCAAAGACATCCTTAAGGAATATGACTACGTAAAAATACGTACCCAGCGGCTTCAAGGAATGGTACTTAATGTATTTTGCCTGAGAAAGCATTTGACTCACTTGAGGTTGATTGAAGCGCGTTATACCAAGACTGGCTTTGGTGGGATGTGG GGAAACAAAGGAGCTGTTAGTGTACGATTGAATATTTATGGAGTTAATATTTGTATTATCAATACACATCTAACTCCCCATGATCATTTAATGAATGATAGGATAGCTGACTATAATACAATACTTAGAGAACATGCTTTCGAGGTACCTGAAACGAAACATATCTTATTCCATGA CTACGTATTTTGGATCGGTGATCTAAATTTCCGTCTTCACGGTGAAGACTTGAACGCAAGTACAATAGACTCGTTAGCTAAAAAACAAGATCTAGATGTTTTGCTAGCGAGGGACCAGTTGAAAATGGTGATGGAGAATGGAGACGCTTTTGCAGAACTCCTTGAAAGTCCTATTACATTCCCGCCTACttacaaatttgaattttcatcTCAAGATTACGATCTTAA acggCGACCCGCTTGGACTGACAGAATTTTGTACAAAGTTAATAGCGATGTTTATGAAGATATTAAATTAGCAGCCACTCAATCTAGTTATAAAAGTCATCCTGATTACGTAGTATCTGATCATAAACCTGTGACGGCAGAGTTTGAAATTGTg GTGAGACCAAATTTCCAAGACCATGGAGTAGATTTCCAATCTTTGAGCCAATGGTTCATCGATGAAGAAAATTCAGTATCTTATACACTAATTGGAGACTTTAAACCAACAAGCGGAGATTGGGTAGGACTTTTTCATCAGGGATTTTCTAGCATAGATGAATATATTCAATATGAATACGTAACTCGAG gaagACCATCTACTACGTCAGAACCTTGTGCAATAAATGACCGAATTTACTTTAGCGATACAGCATTGAGGATGCCTGGAATGTATTGTCTGGTATATGTTGCTCAACGTGGTGATATTGTCAGCATTCTGGGTATCAGTCCGGCATTCCCGTGTCACCGAAGGCCAGGCAGTACTCAGAACTCGATCTAG